A genomic region of Pseudomonas abietaniphila contains the following coding sequences:
- the infC gene encoding translation initiation factor IF-3, protein MIIKREMRQDKRAAPKAPINENISAREVRLIGADGEQVGIVSIDEALRIAEEAKLDLVEISADAVPPVCRVMDYGKSIFEKKKQIAAAKKNQKQIQVKEIKFRPGTEEGDYQVKLRNLVRFLSDGDRAKVSLRFRGREMAHQELGMELLKRVEQDLLEYGAVEQHPKMEGRQLIMVIAPKKKK, encoded by the coding sequence ATTATTATTAAGCGTGAAATGAGACAAGATAAACGAGCTGCACCGAAGGCCCCGATCAACGAGAATATCTCGGCACGCGAGGTTCGGTTAATTGGCGCTGACGGCGAGCAGGTTGGCATCGTCTCGATTGATGAAGCGCTTCGTATAGCTGAAGAAGCCAAGCTCGATCTGGTAGAAATTTCTGCCGACGCAGTACCGCCTGTCTGTCGTGTGATGGACTACGGCAAATCGATCTTCGAGAAGAAGAAGCAGATTGCTGCGGCGAAGAAGAACCAGAAGCAGATTCAGGTTAAAGAAATCAAGTTTCGTCCAGGGACGGAGGAAGGGGATTACCAGGTAAAACTACGCAACCTGGTACGTTTCCTGAGTGACGGGGACAGGGCCAAGGTATCGTTGAGATTCCGCGGTCGTGAGATGGCCCACCAGGAGCTGGGTATGGAGCTGTTGAAGCGGGTCGAACAAGACCTGCTCGAATACGGCGCCGTCGAACAGCATCCTAAGATGGAAGGACGCCAGCTGATCATGGTCATCGCCCCGAAAAAGAAGAAATAA
- the rpmI gene encoding 50S ribosomal protein L35, translated as MPKMKTKSGAAKRFLKTANGIKHKHAFKSHILTKMSTKRKRQLRGSSLLHPSDVAKVERMLRLR; from the coding sequence ATGCCAAAGATGAAGACTAAAAGTGGTGCAGCTAAGCGGTTTCTGAAAACCGCGAATGGCATCAAGCACAAGCACGCTTTCAAGAGCCACATCCTGACCAAAATGTCGACCAAGCGTAAGCGTCAACTGCGCGGAAGCAGCCTGCTGCATCCGTCTGACGTGGCAAAAGTCGAGCGCATGCTGCGCCTTCGTTAA
- a CDS encoding ABC transporter permease gives MKTSTPSAALPSPGKRSGNYFGLGTYLGLAGALLAMIVLFSLLSDHFLSYETFSTLANQIPDLMVLAVGMTFILIIGGIDLSVGSVLALAASAVSVAMLGWGWGVFPSALLGMVCATAAGTLTGSITVAWRIPSFIVSLGVLEMARGVAYQLTDSRTAYIGDSFAWLSNPFAFGISPSFVIALLVIFAAQAVLTRTVFGRYLIGIGTNEEAVRLAGINPKPYKILVFSLMGLLAGVAALFQISRLEAADPNAGSGLELQVIAAVVIGGTSLMGGRGSVISTFFGVLIISVLAAGLAQIGATEPTKRIITGAVIVVAVILDTYRSNRARRRG, from the coding sequence ATGAAAACCTCGACTCCTTCGGCCGCGCTGCCTTCTCCCGGCAAGCGCAGCGGCAACTATTTTGGCCTGGGCACCTACCTGGGCCTGGCGGGCGCGTTGCTCGCCATGATCGTGCTGTTCTCGCTGCTCAGCGATCACTTCCTGTCCTATGAAACCTTCAGCACGCTGGCCAACCAGATCCCTGACCTGATGGTGCTGGCGGTCGGCATGACGTTCATTCTGATCATCGGCGGGATTGACCTGTCGGTGGGGTCGGTGCTGGCCTTGGCGGCGTCGGCCGTCAGCGTGGCGATGCTCGGTTGGGGATGGGGCGTGTTCCCGTCGGCGTTGCTGGGCATGGTCTGCGCGACGGCGGCGGGTACGCTGACCGGCTCGATCACCGTGGCGTGGCGCATTCCGTCGTTCATCGTTTCGCTGGGCGTGCTGGAAATGGCCCGAGGCGTGGCGTATCAGCTGACCGATTCTCGCACCGCCTACATTGGTGACTCGTTTGCCTGGCTCTCCAATCCGTTTGCATTTGGCATCTCGCCTTCGTTCGTCATCGCGCTGCTGGTGATCTTCGCGGCTCAGGCAGTCCTCACTCGTACGGTGTTCGGTCGTTACCTGATCGGCATCGGCACCAATGAGGAAGCGGTGCGTCTGGCCGGGATCAATCCGAAGCCCTACAAGATTCTGGTGTTCTCGCTGATGGGGCTGCTGGCGGGCGTTGCTGCACTGTTTCAGATTTCGCGCCTGGAAGCGGCCGACCCGAACGCGGGGTCAGGGCTGGAGCTGCAAGTGATCGCTGCCGTGGTCATCGGTGGCACCAGCCTGATGGGCGGACGTGGCTCTGTCATCAGTACGTTCTTCGGTGTGCTGATCATCTCCGTGCTGGCGGCGGGCCTTGCGCAGATCGGCGCAACGGAGCCGACCAAGCGCATCATCACCGGTGCTGTGATCGTGGTCGCGGTGATCCTCGACACCTACCGCAGCAATCGCGCACGGCGGCGCGGCTGA
- a CDS encoding LacI family DNA-binding transcriptional regulator — protein sequence MATIKDVAAIAGISYTTVSHVLNRTRPVSDEVRKKVEAAIVQLDYVPSAVARSLKAKSTATIGLLIPNGINPYFAELARGIEDYCERNGFCVILCNSDDNLDKQRNYLRVLLEKRVDGLIVSSVGGGDSLVDSLASVRTPMVIVDRDLENITADLVRIDHELGAYLATSHLLGLGHRHIACISGPAETSVARMRLAGYHRAMQEAGIDVPDSWVVESDFTGPSGYRAAGTLLENDRPTAIFAANDMVGIGVLRAAAERNVRVPADLSVIGFDDIQMSQYVFPALTTVGQSILQLGERAAEVLLKRISTRGDSAVQQLIVAPSIVLRESTAPPTNAFNEFR from the coding sequence ATGGCCACCATCAAAGATGTGGCTGCAATTGCAGGCATTTCGTACACCACCGTGTCGCATGTTCTCAACAGAACACGACCGGTGAGCGACGAGGTGCGCAAGAAAGTGGAAGCTGCCATTGTGCAACTGGACTACGTGCCCAGTGCCGTGGCGCGCTCCCTGAAAGCCAAATCCACCGCGACCATCGGGTTGCTGATTCCCAACGGCATTAACCCTTACTTTGCCGAGCTTGCTCGAGGCATTGAAGACTATTGCGAGCGTAACGGGTTCTGCGTGATTCTCTGCAACTCCGACGACAACCTGGACAAGCAACGCAATTATTTACGCGTGCTGCTGGAGAAGCGAGTGGACGGTCTGATCGTTTCGTCGGTGGGCGGCGGCGACAGTCTGGTCGACAGCCTGGCGTCGGTCAGGACGCCGATGGTCATCGTCGACCGTGATCTGGAAAACATCACCGCCGATCTGGTGCGCATCGACCATGAGCTGGGCGCTTATCTGGCCACCTCGCACTTGCTGGGGTTGGGGCATCGCCACATCGCCTGTATTAGCGGACCCGCTGAAACCAGCGTTGCCCGCATGCGTCTGGCCGGGTATCACCGCGCGATGCAGGAAGCGGGTATCGACGTTCCGGACAGCTGGGTCGTGGAGAGCGATTTCACCGGGCCCAGCGGCTACAGGGCTGCCGGCACATTGCTGGAAAACGATAGGCCGACGGCGATCTTTGCTGCCAACGATATGGTAGGGATCGGGGTGCTGCGTGCGGCGGCCGAACGCAACGTACGTGTCCCCGCCGATCTTTCGGTGATCGGCTTCGATGACATTCAGATGAGTCAGTACGTTTTCCCGGCGCTGACCACCGTGGGCCAGTCGATTCTGCAGCTGGGTGAGCGCGCCGCCGAGGTGTTGCTCAAGCGGATTTCGACTCGCGGCGACAGCGCGGTGCAGCAGCTGATTGTTGCCCCAAGCATCGTGCTGCGTGAATCCACTGCGCCGCCAACCAACGCATTCAACGAGTTTCGCTGA
- the rbsK gene encoding ribokinase, with translation MQAKVVIVGSLNMDLVTRAPRLPRAGETLAGQSFVTVPGGKGANQAVAAARLGASVAMIGCVGDDAYGEQLRAALLAEGIDCQAVTAIAGESTGVALIVVDDSSQNAIVIVAGGNGHVSAGVVDSFDALLSQAEVIICQLEVPMATVGHVLKRGRELNKTVILNPAPASGPLPAEWYAWIDYLIPNESEATALTGLPVDSVATADAAATALLASGVSKVIVTLGEQGALSASQAGSAHFPAPKVKPVDTTAAGDTFVGGFAAALAEGKSEPDAIRFGQIAAALSVTRSGAQPSIPTFNEVQGY, from the coding sequence ATGCAAGCAAAAGTAGTGATAGTGGGCAGCCTCAACATGGACCTGGTGACGCGTGCACCGCGTTTGCCGCGCGCCGGTGAAACACTCGCCGGCCAGTCGTTCGTCACGGTGCCGGGCGGGAAGGGCGCAAACCAGGCGGTCGCCGCTGCGCGTCTCGGCGCCAGTGTGGCCATGATCGGCTGTGTCGGTGATGACGCCTACGGTGAGCAGCTGCGCGCCGCGTTGCTGGCGGAGGGCATTGATTGTCAGGCCGTGACTGCCATTGCCGGTGAGTCGACCGGGGTTGCCCTGATTGTGGTGGACGACAGCAGCCAGAACGCGATCGTCATCGTTGCCGGCGGTAATGGGCACGTCAGCGCCGGTGTGGTCGACAGTTTCGACGCATTGCTAAGCCAGGCCGAGGTGATCATCTGTCAGCTCGAAGTCCCGATGGCCACCGTCGGCCATGTCCTCAAGCGTGGGCGCGAGCTGAATAAGACGGTCATCCTCAATCCGGCTCCCGCCAGCGGTCCATTGCCAGCCGAATGGTACGCCTGGATTGATTATCTGATCCCGAACGAAAGCGAGGCCACGGCATTGACGGGGTTGCCGGTCGACAGCGTGGCGACGGCCGATGCCGCTGCCACTGCCCTGCTTGCGTCGGGCGTGAGCAAGGTCATTGTCACGCTGGGTGAGCAGGGGGCGTTATCCGCCAGTCAGGCAGGCTCTGCGCATTTCCCCGCGCCGAAGGTCAAACCGGTCGATACCACTGCCGCCGGTGACACGTTTGTCGGCGGATTCGCGGCGGCGCTCGCTGAAGGCAAATCCGAGCCGGACGCCATACGTTTCGGACAGATCGCCGCAGCGTTGTCCGTCACCCGTTCCGGCGCTCAGCCTTCCATTCCGACGTTCAACGAAGTCCAGGGTTATTAA
- the rbsD gene encoding D-ribose pyranase, whose amino-acid sequence MKKTPLLNIALSRVVASLGHGDVLMIVDAGMPVPAGVELIDLAVTHGVPDFVSVLNTVLAEMQVESHVLADEMREKQPPALAVLDTLNAAGHLGEQRLVSHEALKQLSRNARAIVRTGECQPYTNIALVSGVVF is encoded by the coding sequence ATGAAAAAAACACCACTGCTCAATATCGCGCTGTCACGGGTGGTCGCGTCGCTGGGGCACGGCGATGTCCTGATGATCGTCGATGCCGGGATGCCGGTGCCTGCGGGGGTCGAGCTCATTGATCTGGCCGTCACCCACGGGGTGCCTGACTTCGTCAGTGTGTTGAACACCGTGCTCGCCGAAATGCAGGTGGAAAGCCACGTGCTCGCAGATGAAATGCGTGAAAAGCAACCGCCGGCGCTGGCCGTGCTCGACACGCTTAACGCCGCAGGGCATCTGGGCGAGCAGCGTCTTGTCAGTCATGAAGCGTTGAAACAGTTGAGCCGCAACGCTCGCGCCATTGTGCGCACCGGCGAATGCCAGCCGTATACGAACATTGCACTGGTGTCCGGCGTCGTCTTCTGA
- a CDS encoding cold-shock protein, protein MSNRQTGTVKWFNDEKGFGFITPQGGGDDLFVHFKAIESDGFKSLKEGQTVSFVAEKGQKGMQAAQVRPE, encoded by the coding sequence ATGTCTAATCGCCAAACCGGCACCGTAAAATGGTTCAACGATGAAAAAGGCTTCGGCTTTATCACTCCACAAGGTGGCGGTGACGACCTGTTCGTACACTTCAAAGCTATCGAATCCGACGGTTTCAAAAGCCTGAAAGAAGGCCAGACTGTCTCTTTCGTGGCTGAGAAAGGCCAAAAGGGCATGCAAGCCGCTCAGGTTCGCCCGGAGTAA
- a CDS encoding I78 family peptidase inhibitor — protein sequence MPWKHASSGLVMLAAVLAGCSSTSETSKPAESAVATESGHSRCDAGAAQFAVGKPASAALLEQARVKAGAQTARVLGPNDMVTLEYRSDRLNLNTDQATTVNRVNCG from the coding sequence ATGCCCTGGAAACATGCATCATCGGGTCTGGTTATGTTGGCAGCCGTGTTGGCGGGGTGCAGCAGTACCTCCGAGACGTCGAAACCTGCCGAGAGCGCGGTTGCTACCGAATCCGGTCATTCCCGTTGTGATGCTGGCGCCGCGCAATTCGCGGTGGGCAAACCGGCATCGGCGGCCTTGCTGGAGCAGGCGCGCGTCAAGGCGGGCGCACAGACGGCCAGAGTGCTTGGGCCCAACGACATGGTCACGCTGGAGTACCGATCTGATCGCCTGAATCTGAATACCGATCAGGCCACAACGGTCAATCGCGTCAACTGTGGCTAA
- the thrS gene encoding threonine--tRNA ligase — protein sequence MPTITLPDGSQRSFDHPVSVAEVAASIGAGLAKATVAGKVNGQLVDASDIIAADASLQIITPKDQEGLEIIRHSCAHLVGHAVKQLYPTAKMVIGPVIDDGFYYDIAYERPFTPDDMAAIEQRMQQLIEKDYDVIKKVTPRAEVIEVFKARGEDYKLRLVEDMPNETAMGLYYHEEYVDMCRGPHVPNTRFLKSFKLTKLSGAYWRGDAKNEQLQRVYGTAWADKKQLAAYIQRIEEAEKRDHRKIGKRLGLFHTQEEAPGMVFWHPNGWTLYQVLEQYMRKTQRENGYLEIKTPQVVDRSLWEKSGHWANYAENMFTTESESRDYAIKPMNCPCHVQVFNQGLKSYRELPMRLAEFGACHRNEPSGALHGIMRVRAFTQDDAHIFCTEEQMQAESAAFIKLTMDVYADFGFKDIEMKLSTRPEKRVGSDDLWDRAEAALAAALDSAGLPYDLQPGEGAFYGPKIEFSLKDCLGRVWQCGTLQLDFNLPIRLGAEFVSEDNGRKHPVMLHRAILGSFERFIGILIEHYEGAFPAWLAPTQAVIMNITDKQADFALEVEKTLAESGFRAKSDLRNEKIGFKIREHTLLKVPYLLVIGDREVETQTVAVRTREGADLGSMPVAQFSEFLAQAVSRRGRQDSE from the coding sequence ATGCCAACTATTACTCTTCCCGACGGCAGTCAACGTTCTTTCGATCACCCGGTATCCGTTGCCGAGGTCGCGGCCTCCATTGGCGCAGGCCTTGCCAAGGCCACCGTGGCCGGCAAGGTCAACGGTCAATTGGTCGATGCCAGTGACATCATTGCTGCCGACGCGAGTCTGCAAATCATCACCCCGAAAGACCAGGAAGGCCTGGAGATCATTCGTCACTCCTGCGCCCACCTGGTTGGCCATGCGGTCAAGCAGCTGTACCCGACCGCGAAAATGGTGATCGGTCCTGTCATCGATGACGGCTTCTATTACGATATCGCCTACGAGCGCCCGTTCACGCCAGACGACATGGCGGCGATCGAGCAGCGCATGCAGCAGCTGATCGAAAAGGATTACGACGTCATCAAGAAGGTCACTCCGCGCGCGGAAGTGATCGAAGTGTTCAAGGCACGTGGCGAAGACTACAAATTGCGCCTGGTCGAGGACATGCCGAATGAAACGGCGATGGGCCTCTACTACCACGAAGAATATGTCGACATGTGCCGTGGTCCGCACGTGCCGAATACCCGCTTCCTCAAATCGTTCAAGCTGACCAAGCTGTCCGGTGCCTACTGGCGCGGCGACGCCAAGAACGAGCAGCTGCAGCGCGTGTACGGCACCGCCTGGGCTGACAAGAAGCAACTGGCTGCTTATATCCAGCGCATCGAAGAAGCTGAAAAACGCGACCATCGCAAGATCGGCAAGCGTTTGGGCCTGTTCCACACGCAAGAAGAAGCGCCAGGCATGGTGTTCTGGCATCCCAACGGCTGGACGCTGTATCAGGTGCTTGAGCAATACATGCGCAAGACTCAGCGTGAAAATGGCTATCTGGAAATCAAGACGCCGCAAGTGGTTGACCGCTCGCTGTGGGAGAAATCCGGGCACTGGGCCAACTACGCTGAAAACATGTTCACCACCGAGTCGGAAAGCCGCGACTACGCGATCAAGCCGATGAACTGCCCTTGCCATGTGCAGGTGTTCAATCAAGGCCTGAAGAGCTACCGCGAGCTGCCGATGCGTCTGGCCGAGTTCGGTGCCTGCCACCGTAACGAGCCGTCGGGTGCGCTGCACGGCATCATGCGTGTGCGTGCGTTCACTCAGGATGATGCCCACATTTTCTGCACCGAAGAGCAGATGCAGGCCGAATCCGCTGCATTCATCAAGCTGACCATGGATGTCTATGCCGACTTCGGCTTCAAGGACATCGAGATGAAGCTGTCGACTCGCCCGGAAAAGCGTGTCGGTTCGGATGACTTGTGGGATCGCGCGGAAGCTGCGTTGGCCGCTGCGCTGGACAGCGCCGGCCTGCCGTACGATCTGCAGCCGGGCGAGGGCGCGTTCTATGGTCCGAAAATTGAATTTTCCCTCAAGGACTGCTTGGGTCGCGTGTGGCAATGCGGTACATTGCAGCTCGATTTCAACCTGCCAATCCGTTTGGGTGCCGAATTCGTTTCGGAAGACAACGGTCGTAAGCATCCGGTCATGTTGCACCGTGCGATTCTCGGTTCCTTCGAGCGTTTCATCGGAATTCTGATCGAGCACTACGAAGGTGCATTCCCCGCCTGGCTGGCGCCAACTCAGGCAGTGATCATGAATATCACTGATAAACAGGCAGATTTTGCCCTTGAGGTGGAAAAAACTCTGGCTGAAAGCGGGTTTCGTGCCAAGTCCGACTTGAGAAATGAAAAGATCGGCTTTAAAATCCGCGAGCATACTTTGCTCAAGGTTCCTTATCTCCTCGTTATCGGAGATCGGGAGGTTGAAACGCAAACTGTCGCTGTGCGTACCCGTGAAGGCGCAGACCTCGGCTCAATGCCGGTCGCTCAATTCTCGGAGTTTCTTGCACAAGCGGTTTCCCGGCGTGGTCGCCAAGATTCGGAGTAA
- a CDS encoding nucleoside hydrolase — translation MHTCRHIFVHLIRSVALLAILSATAVQAAEKRDLIIDTDPGADDVVALLLALASPEELNVMAITTVAGNVRIDKTSRNARLAREWAGREEVPVYAGAGRPLVRTPIYAENIHGKEGLPGVEVHEPKKGLAQGNAVQYLVETLRNAAPHSITIAMLGPQTNLALALVQAPDITQGIKEVVVMGGAHFNGGNITPVAEFNLYADPDAAKVVLASGVKLTYVPLDVTHKMLTSDQRLKQIEALNNQAGKLVGSILNEYVKADMVHYGLPGGPVHDASVIAWLLKPELFSGRQVNLVIDSREGPGFGQTVADWYDTLGQNKNVFWVENGDAQGFFDLLTQRLGRLK, via the coding sequence ATGCACACATGTCGTCACATTTTCGTTCACCTGATCAGGAGTGTTGCTCTGTTGGCCATTCTTTCCGCCACGGCTGTTCAAGCAGCCGAAAAACGCGATCTGATCATCGACACCGATCCCGGGGCGGACGACGTCGTTGCGCTGCTGTTGGCATTGGCGTCCCCTGAAGAACTGAATGTCATGGCGATCACCACGGTGGCGGGGAACGTGCGCATTGACAAGACGTCGCGCAACGCACGCCTGGCCCGAGAGTGGGCAGGGCGCGAGGAGGTTCCGGTTTACGCGGGCGCGGGTCGGCCGTTGGTGCGCACGCCGATTTATGCCGAGAACATTCACGGCAAGGAAGGCTTGCCGGGCGTAGAGGTGCACGAACCGAAAAAAGGTCTGGCGCAGGGTAATGCGGTGCAGTACCTGGTGGAGACGTTGCGCAACGCCGCGCCTCACAGCATCACCATTGCCATGCTGGGACCGCAGACCAATCTGGCCCTCGCGCTGGTTCAAGCGCCCGACATCACCCAGGGCATCAAGGAAGTGGTGGTCATGGGCGGTGCGCATTTCAACGGCGGTAACATCACGCCCGTGGCGGAATTCAACCTCTACGCCGATCCGGATGCCGCCAAGGTGGTCCTCGCCAGCGGGGTCAAACTGACCTATGTGCCGCTGGATGTGACGCACAAGATGCTCACCAGCGATCAGCGCCTCAAGCAGATCGAAGCCTTGAACAATCAGGCGGGCAAGCTGGTCGGCAGCATTCTCAATGAATACGTCAAGGCTGACATGGTGCATTACGGGCTGCCGGGTGGTCCGGTGCATGACGCCAGCGTCATCGCGTGGCTGCTGAAGCCGGAGCTGTTCAGCGGCAGGCAGGTCAACCTGGTGATCGACAGCCGCGAAGGCCCTGGCTTTGGTCAGACGGTCGCCGACTGGTATGACACGCTGGGACAGAACAAGAACGTGTTCTGGGTCGAAAATGGCGATGCCCAAGGTTTCTTCGACCTCCTGACCCAGCGTCTTGGACGTCTCAAGTAA
- the rplT gene encoding 50S ribosomal protein L20 produces the protein MARVKRGVIARKRHKKILKLAKGYYGARSRVFRVAKQAVIKAGQYAYRDRRQKKRQFRALWIARINAGARVNGLSYSRFIAGLKKASIEIDRKVLADLAVNEKAAFAAIVEKAKATLA, from the coding sequence ATGGCTCGTGTAAAGCGTGGCGTCATTGCCCGTAAGCGTCACAAAAAAATTCTGAAACTTGCTAAAGGCTACTACGGCGCGCGTTCACGCGTATTCCGTGTTGCCAAGCAAGCGGTAATCAAGGCAGGCCAATACGCCTACCGTGACCGTCGTCAGAAAAAACGTCAGTTCCGCGCTCTGTGGATCGCTCGTATCAACGCTGGTGCGCGTGTCAACGGTCTGTCCTACAGCCGTTTCATCGCTGGCCTGAAAAAAGCGTCGATCGAAATCGACCGTAAGGTTCTGGCTGATCTGGCAGTGAACGAAAAAGCGGCGTTTGCTGCGATTGTCGAGAAAGCTAAAGCCACTCTGGCCTAA
- the pheS gene encoding phenylalanine--tRNA ligase subunit alpha, giving the protein MENLDALVSQALEAVQSAEDINALEQIRVHYLGKKGELTQVMKTLGNLPAEERPQVGALINVAKERVTEVLNARKASFEEADLAAKLAAESIDVTLPGRGQTTGGLHPVTRTLERIEQFFTHIGYGIAEGPEVEDDYHNFEALNIPGHHPARSMHDTFYFNANMLLRTHTSPVQVRTMESNKPPIRIVCPGRVYRSDSDITHSPMFHQVEGLLVDRDINFADLKGTIEEFLRVFFEKELAVRFRPSYFPFTEPSAEVDMECVMCSGKGCRVCKQTGWLEVMGCGMVHPNVLRMSGIDPEEFQGFAFGMGAERLAMLRYGVNDLRLFFDNDLRFLAQFR; this is encoded by the coding sequence ATGGAAAACCTGGACGCGCTGGTCTCTCAAGCACTTGAGGCTGTGCAAAGCGCCGAAGATATCAATGCCCTGGAGCAAATCCGGGTTCACTACCTCGGCAAGAAGGGTGAATTGACTCAGGTGATGAAGACCCTGGGGAATTTGCCGGCTGAAGAGCGTCCGCAAGTCGGTGCGCTGATCAACGTTGCCAAGGAGCGTGTCACAGAGGTTCTCAATGCGCGTAAGGCGTCCTTCGAGGAAGCGGATCTTGCCGCCAAACTCGCCGCCGAATCGATTGACGTAACCCTGCCTGGCCGCGGACAGACCACTGGTGGTCTGCACCCCGTCACCCGGACTCTGGAACGTATCGAACAATTCTTCACCCACATAGGCTACGGCATCGCCGAAGGCCCTGAGGTGGAAGACGATTACCACAACTTCGAAGCGCTCAACATCCCAGGCCACCACCCGGCCCGGTCGATGCACGACACCTTCTATTTCAATGCGAACATGTTGCTGCGCACCCATACCTCGCCGGTACAGGTCCGCACCATGGAATCGAACAAGCCGCCGATCCGCATCGTCTGCCCAGGCCGTGTGTACCGTAGCGACTCCGATATCACTCACTCTCCGATGTTCCATCAGGTCGAAGGCCTGCTGGTCGACCGCGATATCAACTTCGCCGACCTGAAAGGAACCATCGAGGAGTTTCTGCGCGTGTTCTTTGAAAAAGAACTGGCAGTGCGTTTCCGCCCCTCGTATTTCCCGTTCACCGAGCCGTCCGCCGAAGTCGATATGGAATGCGTGATGTGCAGCGGTAAAGGCTGCCGCGTCTGCAAGCAGACCGGCTGGCTGGAAGTCATGGGCTGCGGCATGGTTCATCCGAACGTGCTGCGTATGTCCGGCATCGATCCGGAAGAATTCCAGGGCTTTGCTTTCGGCATGGGCGCAGAGCGTCTCGCCATGCTGCGTTACGGCGTCAATGACTTGCGCCTGTTCTTCGACAACGACTTGCGGTTCCTCGCGCAATTTCGCTAG